The following is a genomic window from Methanofastidiosum sp..
TATTGTAGATTTCCATCCAGTAAGGGCTATACCAAGAAGTAAACAGTTGACACCACTGGAACCCTTCTAGAACACAACAAGGGGTAAGGCAGCTAGCGCATTGCACTGGAACATTATTGCAAATATATGGGGGATATCCATTACATTGACAATAGTCATGGCACCAACACATGCCTTCAACATTTCTGCACATACATTTTTCGGATACGCATGATTGGCATTGAGAAGGTAAAGTATTATAACAAGGGTAGTTTTCTTTTTGAGCTAGGGATACTGAAATAGCTGAAAATAACAAAACTGTAATTGATAGCACAACGAATAATCTCTTCATTGAATCACTATCCAATATTTGACTAATAAATAGTCATTCATAACTACTACTGTTCCTATTTATGTTTTTCGGTATAGAAAAGTTATATTAACAGTTGAGTATATCTAATTTAGTGATTTTATGGAAATCTATAAGGAATACTTCGTAAAGCATTCAATTGAGATTAAAGCGCCACCAGAGGAAATATGGAAATTTTTCTACAATATTGAACAGAACTATAGTTCTTGGCATCCTGAAGACCATATTTTGTTCAAATGGACGAAGGGAAATCCTCTAGAAGTCGGTTCAACTTTCTATTCAGAACAAAAAATGAGTGGTGAAGTTGCAAAACTCAAAGGTAGTTGCACTGAAATTATTCTTAACAGGAAAATTGTATTGAAGTTTGACTTTCCAACATCTTTTATGTGTCCAAAGATTGAATGGCTAATCGAGCCCAAGGGAAAAAGTTCAGTCTTTACTGCATTGACATATTATAAATTTGGTAGATTATTCCTTAAATTCAGCAAAGATAAAGTTGAGTATATTCTTCAAACGTCAAATGAGCACATGCAAGAAGAAGGGAAAAATATTAAAAAGATTTTAGAAGAAAAATCATAGAATATTAATTTATACTAATTTCGTCTAAAGTAAAGCTCTGTAAGAGACCCAAAAGGAAGTGATAGAAACCAGATGAGAATTGAAATATAAGAACTAATATAAGAAAATGGAACTGCTAAAAGGAACATCAAAGGGGAAACAAAAAGTCTCACAGTTACATGATCTATAAATTTTTTACTTAATGATTTATCTATCAATCTATACTTTTTTGAAGCATGTAACCATATAAAATTAGGGATGATGCCTGTAATAAATATGCATAAAGAATACAATACAATGACCAATTGTTCAGTAGGAT
Proteins encoded in this region:
- a CDS encoding SRPBCC family protein, coding for MEIYKEYFVKHSIEIKAPPEEIWKFFYNIEQNYSSWHPEDHILFKWTKGNPLEVGSTFYSEQKMSGEVAKLKGSCTEIILNRKIVLKFDFPTSFMCPKIEWLIEPKGKSSVFTALTYYKFGRLFLKFSKDKVEYILQTSNEHMQEEGKNIKKILEEKS